The Vanessa tameamea isolate UH-Manoa-2023 chromosome 20, ilVanTame1 primary haplotype, whole genome shotgun sequence nucleotide sequence tattatcaaattaatatattacagctTGTAATGTTCCTATGTTAGCAATGGGACAATAATATGTgtacaaatttacatttataagaataaaaatgtaattatggtCTACATGGTTAAGTGTCTTAATATGGTATTCCTATCTAAGCAATTattgcattaattatattaataatgtatgtgtattacaaacataataattcaTAGTAATATCAGCACAATACATGTTGAGTGAAATATAGTTcgattaaaatactataataatcaaTGCGCAATCATGTCAATTAGATACAcacatttttgatattatatgaaataagttattattatttatatttaataattattattagttattatatcaaaataagttCTTACTGTGTAATGCATATGCAGGAGATCGCCTTTTCTGCTCTTCATAGGGCATTCTGCAGGTCTTTTCTTAACACCTATTTGTAATTTCCTAGGTGCATCAGAAGCGACGACTACATGTTCAAATAgtgtcattaaaattaatacaaataaagctATTTTACAAAGATTAAGTAACGTGGTCTTCATTATATTTCCTTTTTGTGGCTtatccaaaaataatattattacttgaaCTTAAACTTCTGTACAGTTTAATCAATCATTTATGTTATACACCGAAAGTCCgataatgattttaatgaaaacttgacAACTGTGAAACTGTCATTTGTCATATAACAATTAGTCCGCAGTCGTAACGagttcattttgtaattttgtaacttctttcatttttttctgtaaacTAAAAGAACGTTCATttagtttttagtataaataagaAATCCAAAGCTCCAATATAGCCATAATGTATGAAAATTCAATTCttttattatgacaaatttAAGCACATagaaaaactattatttcttataacgttTGTGACGgggtattttaatgtatttaaaaattgtaatggagtacatacaaatatttaatcacattattattaatatagtacataaaatgtatgtttatttcttTGCCCTGTTAACCTCAGATTAAAAACTTTGGACATTTAGTTggaatttgacatttaaattataaataataaatattgtgtttagtttaatttttaaatataatatatacatttgcaCTAGAACACAAGTGTTTCTTCATTATTGTATGTACACTACATACAATAactttaacgtttttttatagATCATTCttgagttaataatttattataaatagatcacTTAAATAGTTTCAATAACTTTATCTTTcagttattaaacaaaaactataaaCGAAGTACTAAACAATTATACAAAGCTATTCCTAGGTAATTTAAGCACAATGAACCAATTAGAAACTTATTATAACCAATATTTGTTGAATCGAGTATCAGCGACGCAAACCTTAGTTGAATACATTGAAAATTGCCTCATTACAGAAAATGAAGTCTCCGAACattcatatcataaaattatggtaaaacaattttaataatttatttatttttataggccTACTTTTAACACCTACTTCTAAACTAATTGCTTGTATGAGATTTCAGTGACTTatctaagttattatttaagtaggctaTTAAATTAttgccaaaaaaataaatataattttttttatttatttaatttgttttagttgCTTTACAAAACACTTACAATATTGtgatttagtattattttgattgcaccctataaaatcaaaatatacttttcttaaatagaattttattccAGCACTTATGAATTGACTTTTTATAAgagtacattaaatttaaagcttaagatatatttatatttatcattacagGAAAATGAACCATAAATTAatcttgaatttattataaatatttcagatcTATCGTTGGACAGAGAGTGAAGTGAAATTATTTGAAGTATTAAGTGAATATTTTGTTGTAACATTTGTCCCAGTACAATTtgaaacacaaaatattgtatcaacATTTTACACCAGCAGcttatcatttgttttaaagatcATAAAACTGGACTTCATGTTCCCCCATGCCAGGACTATGTACAATATGGACATACTTTTCGATGATAAAACCTCACACAATCTTTTTAAACAGAGAATTACTATTGACAATATTGTTACCAGTGTTGTAAGCTCAAGATTCAATgaaatgtttgaattaaatctaTCATGTTTCTGCAATGAtccaagtatttatattaattgtattagaattttattaaacaatttataacattttttgcattttgaaataatgtgttttttgtttttagaatttgtggaaatgaaagtatttttttatcacttaACACTTTTATCACACTTTAAAATACTAATGATAAGGATGGGGAGAGACACGaggatattaaatttaagcaaCAATAACTTAAGGTAACTAAATTactttgtattaagtaagttattattgataattttagatcTTATTGAAAAcactaattatgatattataacacaattgtatttcaattttcaGCCAAGtgccattaaatatattaaattttttcatcAAAGGACAACTAATAGGAATCAATCTGagcaataataatgtatgtcaacattttgaaattatattatagtcttATAATcttacgaaataatatttttagtttacatCTTTTTAGATTCCATCATTAACTGAACTGCAAAGAATAAGTAGTAAAATAGAAAAGCTGTGGGTAGAGGGAAATCCATTGTGTGAAGGTCTGGACTCGATCacatatattaaacagattGTGCAAAAGTTTCCAAGATTAACAGAACTTGtaagtttatttacattaatagccCATATgatgtcaaattatattttttaatgatgcaCAACACACACCCAACAAAATCAGTTTCtatgtaaaaataagttttagagTAAGTTCTCTGCAttaccattttaaaaatatattattttgttaggatggtataaaattaaataaccatGGCCTAATGATGCCATTCTACAAAAACTACCTCACAGTACCAGATAAGAGGACAAAGATGTTAGTTGAGAAATTTGTATCACTTTACTTTTCACATTACGATTCGAGTCGACGGAAAATCGACTTGTTCTATGATTCAATGGCGCAAATGATGCTCTCTACGTCGTTTTTAGGTatgtactttataattaaagaataacaaATCTGAGTTAGTGCGATTAAAACAGGTCAAACGTTTAAGAAAGTATTgtgtacaattataattaaaaaaaagtatcttttCCAGAATCGGAAGAGAATGCGGTGTACGCAGCGCATTCTAGAAATATGTTAAATCCAGAAAAAAGGcaatcaattttaaacaataaaaggtGGTATGCGAAACGCGC carries:
- the LOC113401685 gene encoding nuclear RNA export factor 1-like isoform X2; amino-acid sequence: MNQLETYYNQYLLNRVSATQTLVEYIENCLITENEVSEHSYHKIMIYRWTESEVKLFEVLSEYFVVTFVPVQFETQNIVSTFYTSSLSFVLKIIKLDFMFPHARTMYNMDILFDDKTSHNLFKQRITIDNIVTSVVSSRFNEMFELNLSCFCNDPKFVEMKVFFYHLTLLSHFKILMIRMGRDTRILNLSNNNLSQVPLNILNFFIKGQLIGINLSNNNIPSLTELQRISSKIEKLWVEGNPLCEGLDSITYIKQIVQKFPRLTELDGIKLNNHGLMMPFYKNYLTVPDKRTKMLVEKFVSLYFSHYDSSRRKIDLFYDSMAQMMLSTSFLESEENAVYAAHSRNMLNPEKRQSILNNKRWYAKRAAILSVLTQLPKSSHDITSFSIDVLQHDHPVRNLNQLTLINPEQEEKDVICTAFMYYTQLKRVEAEARLLSHDWDLRVALKAFATDCKNDIIHPDKFENTQLLVDEID
- the LOC113401685 gene encoding nuclear RNA export factor 1-like isoform X1 produces the protein MNQLETYYNQYLLNRVSATQTLVEYIENCLITENEVSEHSYHKIMIYRWTESEVKLFEVLSEYFVVTFVPVQFETQNIVSTFYTSSLSFVLKIIKLDFMFPHARTMYNMDILFDDKTSHNLFKQRITIDNIVTSVVSSRFNEMFELNLSCFCNDPKFVEMKVFFYHLTLLSHFKILMIRMGRDTRILNLSNNNLSQVPLNILNFFIKGQLIGINLSNNNIPSLTELQRISSKIEKLWVEGNPLCEGLDSITYIKQIVQKFPRLTELDGIKLNNHGLMMPFYKNYLTVPDKRTKMLVEKFVSLYFSHYDSSRRKIDLFYDSMAQMMLSTSFLESEENAVYAAHSRNMLNPEKRQSILNNKRWYAKRAAILSVLTQLPKSSHDITSFSIDVLQHDHNCLILIIDGVFKEESTKVSPERILQFRRTFIFHVHSVHTMSFYNIVHEMFSVSLASPEIVKNSFKHPVRNLNQLTLINPEQEEKDVICTAFMYYTQLKRVEAEARLLSHDWDLRVALKAFATDCKNDIIHPDKFENTQLLVDEID